The Camelina sativa cultivar DH55 chromosome 16, Cs, whole genome shotgun sequence sequence CCGACCCGGTTCTTGGGGGGAAACGGGTGGGCATGATATTCGAGCTGGTAATTCGGACTCGGTGGGCGGGCAAAATCGTATTAGTGGCATGGAAGACGACACATGGCGTTTTGGAAATCCACGTGGCGATCACTGAGACGTTTGCTTTTACAGAGAGACGGCGTTtggaaaaacagaacaaaagcgAACGGAAGTGATGTATAAAGTAACGGAGCCGTTTGATCAATGTATATACTGGACGGTGTCGTTTAAGAGTAGGGAGAAGCAATCGCTAAGCGAATTACCCTCCCAGACCAAAactattctctttgttttttctcctCCTCTTAAAATGGTTGATTTGGAGACATGTAACTAAAATAAGTGAAGTGTAATCTCAACGGTTTAAGGACGTCATGTGATCGAGATATTATCTTGTTTCTGTAATTACAAGTTTAAATCTcattcattaattattatttttaacctTATGTTGGCCCTCTAATGTTTTTGTACAGATTTGTACTAAAAGATTAATAATCCATCTATTGTTTTTTAGTCAAAATGTTGTTTCAATCGTACAATGTCGGCCGTGTATAGTTGTGTTATGAGAAAATGGATACACAATGCAAATCAttcaataataatttacttGTAATAGAATAGTGGTTAATTACAATACAAAAGCAACTTTccgaaattaattaattgatagttatatatatgcaatatgTGGTATTAGGTAGGATGGAGTTTTGACTCTTGTATTGACACGTACACAAAACTGACGTGGACTCAAAGACTCGAAAAGGGGTGGACCATCCGACCGACTCGCGTGCGGTGTGCATGGGTTAAGAAAGAAAGTGGAATCTGATTCAtttcttagtttctttttcctcttaataaacaaattataacgACGAGGCAGCTTTCAGTTTCAAAAGCTATTTTTTCGTGCACATGTCTCCGATTTTCATATTGATTTGTGGGGTCAAATTACCAATTACTTATTCCTTATACATGCATGTATAATGCATTGATATAACATATATGTCGACCAAAAATGTTTGATAGATGATATTTGACTCTCAATTCAACCCACACTCTTgttaaaagggggaaaaaggGGTCGACATCCGTTACATTTAATAGACATAAGTCGAACGATTACCTAATTTCAGGTGTGAAGTCCAAAAATGCGGATTGAGTTCGGTACATAACGCATGGATTAATGATTATGacacaaatccaaatttataaatttaaatgtagaTTTTAATCGTTTATTAATCGATAAAAGTAGCCGTTACTAGTAATTGCTATCACTATAGGgctagtaattttttttttttttttttttactagccTATAGGGCTAGTAATGCCGTTGTCCGTTGGTGTTATCTGGTGCCCACGACACAGCATCGCGATAAACACATATTTGAAGAGGACAAAATCAACATGTTGACACTAGACTGCAAGATCCTGCTGCACGATGTATACTAGTATTTGACAAGGCGCATAATATACGAATTTTAATTCTGTCACGTACGTAGTATACAAATgcgagacttttttttttataattaagtgCGAGACTTGGTCGCACGACTAAAATAATGCTGCTGATTCTGTAGAGAATGTGAAAGCTTAATTCTCATTGATCAAACGTGTGTCCTATATATAGTACAAGAGATTGTGATATACTCAAATCTATACAAGAGTATCACATATATCATTTAGTATTATCCTATATTAATATGTCCCCTCAAGATGGACGCCGAGAAGAGAGTCCAATCTTGGAAATAAGCTGAAGGAAGCGCGTTCGAGGAAGCGGTTTGATCAAGGCATCAACAAGCTGATCAGCCGAGAAGATGTGAGAGACACGAAGAGCTTTGCCTGGACTTGTTCTCTGACGAAATGATAGTCAAGAGCCAGATGTATCATCCGGGAGTGGAAAACCGGATTGGCCGCCAAGTAAGTAGCTCCAATATTATCACAAAACAGAACCGGAACAGCAGGAGATTGCAAACCAAGCTCAGTCATTAGATAGGTGAGCCACCTAACTTCAGACGCTGCATTTGCAAGAGCCATATACTCTGCTTCATTAGAGGACCGAGAGACACCGGTCTGTTTCTTCGAGGACCAGGTTGCTTGCCAAGATAGACAATGTACGCACCAGTAGAGGTGTAATCATCACGGTTGCCTCCCCAATCTGCATCAGAGTACgcatgaagagagagagagagaggagtcgAGGCTGAGAAAAAAATGCCTTTGTGAGGAGAACCAGCCAAATAACGAAGGACACGCTTCACAGCAACCCAATGCACATCAGTTGGCTTATGCATAAACTAAGAAAGTCGGTTTACCGCAAAGGCGATATCAGGACGAGTGAGACCCAGATACTGCAGACTCCCAACAGTAGCACAATACTCAGTCGGATCAGAGAGAACAGTCCCGATAGCTAGCGTGAGAATATCCGAAGAGGACATAGGTGTGGCAACCGGTTTAGCATGAAACATCTTTGCTTTACGAAGTATATCAGTGATGAACTTTGTTTGAGTAAGGAGCAGACCAGCAGGAGTATGAGTAGCTTCCATCCCAAGAAAATAGGAGAGATTCCCAAGTTGCTTGAGAGAGAACTTGGCAGCGAACAGAGTGGTAATGCGAGTGATTTCAGCCAGAGACAAACCCGTGATTATGATATCATCCACGTAAACAAGAATGTAGACATAAGCAATGCGTGTGCGAAGGATGAAGAGAGATGCGTCAGCAACGGAGTTCATAAAGCCAAGACCGAGAAGACAATCCttcagt is a genomic window containing:
- the LOC109129419 gene encoding uncharacterized protein LOC109129419, whose protein sequence is MNSVADASLFILRTRIAYVYILVYVDDIIITGLSLAEITRITTLFAAKFSLKQLGNLSYFLGMEATHTPAGLLLTQTKFITDILRKAKMFHAKPVATPMSSSDILTLAIGTVLSDPTEYCATVGSLQYLGLTRPDIAFARVLRYLAGSPHKGIFFSASTPLSLSLHAYSDADWGGNRDDYTSTGAYIVYLGKQPGPRRNRPVSLGPLMKQSIWLLQMQRLKLGGSPI